The nucleotide window CGCCGCCGTCCGCGGAGAAGCCACGCGATGAGCGACGACGGCAAGCTGCACGACATCCGCTTCGCGCCGACCGACGGCCTGACCTACAACCCGAACGAGCCGAAGTACTGGGACAAGGCGGCGCTGCAGAAGGAGCTCGACCGCGCCTTCGAGCTCTGCGCCGGCTGCCGGCTCTGCTTCAAGTCCTGCCTGTCGTTCACGACGCTCTTCGACGCCGTGGACCAGCGCGGCGGCGTCCGCGCGCTGACCGACGACACGACGCGGGCCGTCGTGGAGCAGTGCTTCCAGTGCAAGCTCTGCTACACGCAGTGCCCCTACACCGAGGCCGAGGGGCACGAGTTCAAGCTCGACTTCCCGCGGCTGATGACCCGCGCCAAGGCGGTCCGCCGCCGCGCGGAAGGGATCCCGCTGCGCGACCGGCTGATGGCGAATCCGGACCTGCTCGGCCGCGTCGGCTGCGCCACGGCGCCGCTCGCCAACTGGGCCAACAGGTTCCGGCCGAACCGCGCGGCGATGGAGGTCTTCGGCGGCATCCACCGCGACAAGCTGCTGCCGCGCTACGAGTCGGAGACGTTCGACGCCTGGTTCCGCCGCGAGACCGGCGGCGCCGACGTCACGCCCGACGGGCGGATCAAGGCGCTGCTGTTCGAGACCTGCTTCGTGGACTACAACCGCCCCTCGCTCGGCCAGGCCGCCGTGCGCGTGCTGCGGCACAACGACTGCCAAGTCGCCTGCCCCAAGCTGGAGTGCTGCGGCATGCCGGCGCTCGACGCCGGCGACGTCCGCCTCGCCCGCCGCAAGGCGGAGCGCAACGTCCGCGCGCTCCTGCCGTGGGTCGAGCGCGGCTTCGCCGTCGCGGTGATCAACCCCACCTGCTCGCTGATGATCCGCGACGAGTACCCGCGCCTGCTCGACGACCCGGCGGATCCGGCGCTGGCCGAGGCGGCGCGCCGCGTGGCCGCGGCGACGAAGGACATCTCCGAGTTCCTCTTCGGCCTCAAGCAGGCGGGGGAGTTCAAGGAGGACTTCCGCTCGACGCCGAACGGGCCGATCGCCTACCACGCCCCCTGCCACCTGCGGATGCAGGCGGTCGGCTTCCGCGGGCGCGACCTGATGCGCCGGATCCCCGGCGCGCAGCCGCGGCTGGTGCAGGAGTGCTGCGGCCACGACGGCACGTGGGCGATGAAGAAGGAGTACTTCGCGCTGGCGATGAAGAACGGCCGCAAGGCGTTCGAGGGAATGGACGAGGCCGGCGCCGAGATCTGGACGACCGACTGCCCGCTCGCCGCGCTGCAGTTCGAGCAGGCGCGCGGGGTGCGGCCGCTGCATCCGGTCGAGGTGCTCGACCGCGCCTACCGCGCGGACGGCTTCCCCACGCCGGTCGCGGCGCAGGACAAGTGACGCGGCCGCGGGCCG belongs to bacterium and includes:
- a CDS encoding 4Fe-4S dicluster domain-containing protein: MSDDGKLHDIRFAPTDGLTYNPNEPKYWDKAALQKELDRAFELCAGCRLCFKSCLSFTTLFDAVDQRGGVRALTDDTTRAVVEQCFQCKLCYTQCPYTEAEGHEFKLDFPRLMTRAKAVRRRAEGIPLRDRLMANPDLLGRVGCATAPLANWANRFRPNRAAMEVFGGIHRDKLLPRYESETFDAWFRRETGGADVTPDGRIKALLFETCFVDYNRPSLGQAAVRVLRHNDCQVACPKLECCGMPALDAGDVRLARRKAERNVRALLPWVERGFAVAVINPTCSLMIRDEYPRLLDDPADPALAEAARRVAAATKDISEFLFGLKQAGEFKEDFRSTPNGPIAYHAPCHLRMQAVGFRGRDLMRRIPGAQPRLVQECCGHDGTWAMKKEYFALAMKNGRKAFEGMDEAGAEIWTTDCPLAALQFEQARGVRPLHPVEVLDRAYRADGFPTPVAAQDK